Proteins encoded within one genomic window of Haladaptatus sp. QDMS2:
- a CDS encoding DNA topoisomerase I gives MELIITEKDIAARRIADILSGEHASVEREHGVNVYRWADKRVVGLSGHVVDVDFPPEYSDWRDVEPSELIDAQVVKNATKENIVRTLRLYARKADNVTIATDYDREGELIGKEAYELVREVNEDVPVQRVRFSSITHNEVTKAFEDPDELDFNLAASGEARQVIDLVWGAALTRFLSLSARQLGNDFISVGRVQSPTLKLIVDREREIEAFDPEDYWELFADLTKDAEAFEAQYFYEADDGTEAERVWDEATAAEVFETLKDVEAATVTSVNRRTRTDDPPAPFNTTQFIRAAGSLGYSAKQAMSIAEDLYTSGFITYPRTDNTVYPNDLDVRDLLETFQNHRTFGEDAKSLLEAEDIVPTRGDSETTDHPPIHPTGEIPTASELSDSEWEVYELVVRRFFATCADPAEWEHLRVVAEAAGLSLKANGKRLLEPGYHAVYPYFSTNENFVPDVDKGEELAVSNVRNDAKQTQPPRRYGQSRLIETMEKMGIGTKATRHETLEKLYDRGYVESDPPRPTRLAMAVVEAGEDYAEHLVTEEMTSQLEADMQKIAKGEATLDEVTTESREMLEKVFAELEASREEIGDHIQKSLKADKTLGPCPECGNDLLVRRSRRGSYFVGCDGYPDCTYTLPLPSTGKPLIMDETCEDHDLRNVKMLAGRQTFVHGCPQCKADEADEEEDEVIGVCPECGEEHGGELAIKRLRTGSRLVGCTRYPECDYSLPLPRRGEIEVTETRCEEHDLPELVVHNGDEPWELGCPICNYEEYKSRNEVTDIEDLSGIGKKTAEKLKAAGIESLDDLKNATPEDVADQVQGVSADRVREWQAQAD, from the coding sequence GTGGAGCTGATAATTACGGAGAAGGACATCGCGGCGCGTCGAATTGCCGACATTCTCTCGGGCGAGCACGCGAGCGTCGAGCGCGAACACGGCGTGAACGTCTATCGCTGGGCGGACAAGCGCGTCGTCGGGCTTTCGGGCCACGTCGTCGACGTGGATTTCCCGCCCGAATACTCGGACTGGCGCGACGTCGAACCGTCCGAACTCATCGACGCACAGGTGGTGAAGAACGCGACGAAAGAGAACATCGTCCGCACGCTTCGTCTCTACGCGCGGAAAGCGGACAACGTCACCATCGCGACAGACTACGACCGCGAGGGTGAACTCATCGGGAAGGAGGCCTACGAGCTCGTCCGCGAGGTAAACGAGGACGTGCCCGTCCAGCGGGTGCGCTTCTCCTCGATTACCCACAACGAGGTGACCAAGGCGTTCGAGGACCCGGACGAACTCGACTTCAACCTCGCCGCCTCCGGCGAGGCGCGACAGGTCATCGACCTCGTGTGGGGGGCCGCACTCACGCGTTTCCTCTCGCTCTCGGCGCGACAACTGGGCAACGATTTCATCAGCGTGGGCCGCGTCCAGAGTCCGACGCTCAAACTCATCGTCGACCGCGAGCGCGAGATCGAGGCGTTCGACCCCGAAGACTACTGGGAATTGTTCGCTGACCTGACGAAGGACGCAGAAGCCTTCGAAGCCCAGTACTTCTACGAAGCGGACGACGGCACGGAAGCAGAGCGCGTCTGGGACGAGGCCACCGCGGCCGAGGTGTTCGAGACGCTCAAGGACGTGGAGGCGGCGACGGTCACGTCGGTCAACCGCCGCACGCGAACCGACGACCCGCCGGCTCCGTTCAACACCACGCAGTTCATCCGCGCGGCGGGGTCGCTTGGCTACTCCGCGAAACAGGCGATGAGCATCGCGGAGGACCTCTACACCTCCGGGTTCATCACTTACCCCCGGACGGACAACACCGTCTACCCGAACGACCTGGACGTGCGCGACCTGCTCGAAACGTTCCAGAACCACCGCACCTTCGGTGAAGACGCCAAATCCCTCCTCGAAGCCGAGGACATCGTCCCGACGCGGGGCGACAGCGAGACGACCGACCACCCGCCGATTCACCCGACCGGGGAGATTCCGACGGCGAGCGAACTCAGCGACTCCGAGTGGGAAGTGTACGAACTCGTCGTCCGGCGGTTCTTCGCGACGTGTGCGGACCCCGCGGAGTGGGAACACCTGCGCGTGGTGGCGGAGGCGGCGGGCCTCAGCCTGAAGGCAAACGGTAAACGCCTGCTCGAACCCGGCTACCACGCCGTTTACCCGTACTTCTCGACCAACGAGAATTTCGTCCCGGACGTGGACAAGGGGGAGGAACTCGCGGTCAGCAACGTCCGCAACGACGCCAAACAGACCCAACCACCTCGCAGATACGGGCAGTCACGCCTCATCGAGACGATGGAGAAGATGGGCATCGGGACCAAGGCGACCCGCCACGAGACGCTCGAAAAACTCTACGACCGTGGCTACGTCGAATCCGACCCACCGCGGCCAACTCGCCTTGCAATGGCCGTCGTCGAAGCAGGCGAGGACTACGCAGAGCACCTCGTCACCGAAGAGATGACGAGTCAACTCGAAGCCGACATGCAGAAAATCGCCAAGGGCGAGGCGACGCTGGACGAGGTGACCACCGAATCCCGCGAGATGTTAGAGAAGGTGTTCGCCGAACTCGAAGCCTCCCGCGAGGAAATCGGCGACCACATCCAGAAGTCGCTCAAGGCGGACAAGACGCTCGGGCCGTGTCCCGAGTGTGGCAATGACCTGCTGGTCCGGCGCTCTCGACGAGGCTCCTACTTCGTCGGCTGTGACGGCTATCCAGACTGCACGTACACCCTGCCACTGCCCTCTACGGGCAAGCCGCTCATCATGGACGAGACGTGCGAGGACCACGACCTACGGAACGTGAAGATGCTCGCGGGTCGCCAGACGTTCGTCCACGGCTGTCCGCAGTGTAAGGCAGACGAGGCGGACGAGGAGGAAGACGAGGTCATCGGCGTCTGCCCCGAGTGCGGCGAGGAACACGGCGGCGAACTCGCGATCAAGCGGCTTCGAACCGGGTCGCGACTCGTCGGCTGTACCCGGTATCCTGAGTGTGACTACTCGCTACCCCTGCCGCGGCGCGGTGAAATCGAGGTGACCGAAACCCGGTGTGAAGAACACGACCTGCCGGAGCTCGTCGTCCACAACGGCGACGAACCGTGGGAACTGGGCTGTCCCATCTGCAACTACGAGGAGTACAAATCACGAAACGAAGTGACGGACATCGAGGACCTGTCGGGAATCGGGAAGAAGACTGCCGAGAAACTCAAAGCCGCCGGCATCGAGAGCCTCGACGACCTCAAAAACGCGACCCCCGAGGACGTCGCAGACCAGGTTCAAGGCGTGAGCGCAGACCGGGTGCGTGAGTGGCAGGCACAAGCAGACTGA
- a CDS encoding transposase, with product MMYSPRFRLLPTTEQRGAMDWQRNTVRQTYNHALREFNQIPEDAGTLRQRVWMVRDRLPALKDWWPDLKLVYSTVLQKAVERIRDNIQNLGKLKAKGYDVGSLNWKKPREFRSFTYRQSGFELDTKSGPNGRGLLVLKKLKGETREIPVRLHRDLPENEQLKEVTLKKEPTGAWYASFAIETETPKKPVVEDITPEDTVGLDLGVLNFIHDSEGRSIGRLDLSDDRERLEREQRSLSRKTYESKNWENQRERVANVHARMTAKKRDFQHKLAHYYTTAYDAVFVENLNVKGMLESPENARNKAEVGWRDFIIILQHHGEKNGCHVVDVGPEGTTKECASCGVSTWKPLWVREHSCPSCGFELDRDWNAALNVLSRGLKKLGVVHSEDTPVETAIAVSTDGGESSSIVVDASRVSEAGSPVLNERVSASRAG from the coding sequence ATGATGTACAGTCCGCGCTTCCGGTTACTCCCAACCACGGAGCAACGCGGCGCGATGGACTGGCAACGAAACACCGTGCGACAAACCTACAACCACGCACTCCGCGAATTCAACCAGATACCCGAAGACGCTGGAACGCTCAGACAGCGCGTCTGGATGGTCCGAGACCGGCTCCCGGCGTTGAAAGACTGGTGGCCCGACCTCAAACTGGTGTACTCGACGGTTCTCCAGAAAGCCGTTGAGCGCATCCGAGATAACATCCAGAACCTCGGGAAACTCAAGGCCAAGGGATACGACGTGGGGTCGTTGAACTGGAAGAAACCGCGTGAGTTCAGGAGTTTCACGTACCGGCAATCGGGCTTCGAACTCGACACGAAGAGTGGCCCGAACGGTCGAGGACTCCTCGTACTCAAGAAACTCAAAGGCGAAACCCGCGAAATCCCGGTTCGCCTCCACCGCGACCTCCCTGAGAACGAGCAACTCAAGGAAGTCACGCTCAAGAAAGAGCCGACTGGGGCGTGGTATGCCTCGTTCGCCATCGAGACCGAGACGCCGAAGAAACCCGTCGTTGAGGACATAACTCCCGAGGACACCGTGGGGCTTGACCTCGGGGTTCTCAACTTCATCCACGACTCCGAGGGGCGCTCGATAGGGCGACTTGACTTGTCCGACGACCGAGAGCGGCTCGAACGCGAGCAACGCTCGCTCTCCCGCAAGACATACGAGTCCAAGAACTGGGAGAACCAACGGGAGAGGGTTGCAAACGTCCACGCCCGGATGACGGCGAAGAAACGCGACTTCCAGCACAAGCTCGCGCACTACTACACCACGGCGTACGACGCCGTGTTCGTCGAGAATCTCAACGTCAAAGGGATGCTCGAATCCCCGGAGAACGCTCGCAACAAGGCGGAAGTGGGCTGGCGCGACTTCATCATCATCCTCCAACACCACGGCGAGAAGAATGGCTGTCACGTCGTGGACGTTGGACCCGAAGGAACGACCAAAGAATGCGCGTCGTGTGGTGTCTCAACGTGGAAGCCGTTGTGGGTGCGCGAGCATTCGTGTCCCAGTTGTGGGTTCGAACTCGATAGGGATTGGAATGCGGCTCTCAACGTCCTCTCACGAGGACTCAAGAAACTAGGAGTGGTTCACTCCGAAGACACGCCTGTGGAGACTGCGATTGCTGTGTCTACTGACGGTGGCGAGTCATCGTCAATCGTCGTGGATGCAAGTCGCGTCTCAGAAGCAGGAAGCCCCGTCCTCAACGAACGCGTCAGCGCGAGTAGGGCGGGGTAG
- the truD gene encoding tRNA pseudouridine(13) synthase TruD: MRTAHPVEQLVGIDHYVSDAEGIGGKLRVAPEDFRVRELERFSVEPVDADTGSYAYLVFRATLDSWDTNQFTKEVASRMGVSRERLSWAGTKDKHAVTTQLFSIYDADPEDLPDIPDADIEVLGRAGRGLQFGDLAGNEFEIRVRDPDHPENVADITADLAEFGGRDGIVGVPNFFGHQRFGSRRPVSHDVGLAIVRRDWEAAVMAYVANPSEREREQTREARRFVGETRDWKAALEDYPGYLHYERAMLHKLAENGGESPEDFREALETFPTNLQRLMVNAAQSYLFNQILSERLARGIPFDRAVAGDVVCFADADAPGDLVLPDTDREQAVTEKRVDTINRHCERGRAFVTAPLIGTETEFADGEPGEIAREVLEAEGLTREDFDLPGEFHSKGTRRAILLQTGLETADTTFTFSLPKGSYATVLMREYLKTDPDSM, from the coding sequence ATGCGAACGGCCCACCCCGTCGAGCAACTGGTCGGCATCGACCATTACGTGAGCGACGCCGAGGGCATCGGCGGAAAACTGCGGGTCGCGCCGGAGGACTTTCGGGTACGCGAACTCGAACGGTTCTCCGTCGAACCCGTGGACGCAGATACCGGGTCGTACGCCTACCTCGTGTTCCGGGCGACGCTCGACTCGTGGGACACGAACCAGTTCACGAAGGAGGTCGCGAGCCGGATGGGCGTCAGCCGCGAGCGTCTCTCGTGGGCCGGGACGAAGGACAAACACGCCGTCACGACGCAGTTGTTCAGCATCTACGACGCCGACCCCGAGGACCTGCCGGACATCCCCGACGCAGACATCGAGGTGCTCGGACGGGCCGGGCGTGGCCTCCAGTTCGGTGACCTCGCGGGCAACGAGTTCGAGATTCGAGTGCGAGACCCAGACCACCCTGAGAACGTGGCGGACATCACCGCGGACCTCGCCGAGTTCGGGGGCAGAGACGGCATCGTCGGCGTGCCGAATTTCTTCGGCCACCAGCGATTTGGAAGCAGGCGGCCGGTGAGCCACGACGTCGGCCTCGCCATCGTCCGTCGCGACTGGGAGGCCGCGGTCATGGCCTACGTCGCGAACCCCTCCGAGCGAGAGCGCGAGCAGACCCGCGAGGCCCGCCGGTTCGTCGGTGAAACCCGCGACTGGAAGGCCGCCCTCGAAGATTATCCAGGCTACCTGCACTACGAGCGGGCGATGCTCCACAAACTCGCAGAGAACGGCGGCGAGTCCCCCGAGGACTTCCGCGAAGCACTCGAAACCTTCCCGACGAACCTTCAGCGCCTGATGGTGAACGCCGCACAGTCGTACCTGTTCAACCAGATTCTCTCCGAGCGACTCGCCCGAGGAATTCCGTTCGACCGGGCCGTTGCGGGCGACGTGGTCTGTTTCGCGGATGCGGACGCCCCTGGCGACCTCGTCCTGCCCGACACCGACCGCGAGCAAGCCGTGACGGAGAAACGGGTGGACACCATCAACCGCCACTGCGAACGCGGGCGAGCGTTCGTGACAGCTCCGCTCATCGGCACGGAAACGGAGTTCGCAGACGGCGAACCCGGCGAAATTGCTCGTGAAGTGCTCGAAGCGGAGGGGCTCACCCGTGAGGACTTCGACCTGCCCGGGGAGTTCCACTCGAAGGGAACCCGACGGGCGATTCTCCTCCAAACGGGCCTCGAAACCGCGGACACGACGTTCACCTTCTCGTTGCCGAAGGGTTCGTACGCGACGGTGCTCATGCGCGAGTATCTGAAGACCGACCCGGACTCGATGTGA
- a CDS encoding DUF2103 domain-containing protein: MNCRQCASSLERPGDYCLVCQTRNCDTVVLDVERDHATLTFLYEEELVGHSDVRTTPETAEELSTVELRNFAGRIADDLQRKRPDEVYATGDRAVIQAVRAQAHYDFYRVSGDDPVEAVLARLGEPALEVVELDPKEKLGGSHTTLIGERAGQKVIMLVAGHPNVKKIIPGPIDAGGSGSRTGVRAKATRADEHGNVRLLLRDGSSVQENRVVTTASDREMGERIRDDLNEALAEEGFQ; encoded by the coding sequence ATGAACTGTCGCCAGTGCGCCTCGTCACTCGAACGCCCGGGTGACTACTGTCTGGTCTGCCAGACGCGCAACTGCGACACCGTCGTCCTCGACGTGGAACGCGACCACGCCACCCTCACCTTCCTCTACGAGGAGGAGCTCGTCGGCCACTCCGACGTGCGGACGACGCCCGAGACGGCCGAGGAACTATCGACTGTCGAGCTGCGGAACTTCGCTGGACGCATCGCCGACGACCTCCAGCGAAAACGCCCCGACGAAGTGTACGCCACTGGCGACCGAGCGGTCATTCAGGCCGTCCGTGCACAGGCCCACTACGACTTCTATCGTGTTTCGGGCGACGACCCGGTGGAGGCCGTCCTCGCCCGCCTTGGCGAACCGGCCCTGGAAGTCGTGGAGTTGGACCCGAAGGAGAAACTCGGCGGCTCGCACACCACGCTCATCGGCGAGCGAGCGGGCCAGAAGGTCATCATGCTCGTCGCCGGCCACCCGAACGTGAAGAAGATAATTCCCGGTCCCATCGACGCCGGGGGGTCCGGTTCTCGGACGGGCGTCCGGGCCAAGGCCACCCGCGCCGACGAACACGGTAACGTGCGCCTCCTGCTCCGTGATGGCTCCAGCGTCCAGGAGAACCGCGTCGTGACGACCGCAAGCGACCGCGAGATGGGCGAGCGCATCCGCGACGACCTGAACGAGGCGTTGGCCGAAGAAGGGTTTCAGTGA
- a CDS encoding MFS transporter — translation MTRPRTIIIAVIVSTFFVGFGGGVVFPILPNLGALLGISPFVVGLILSANRFTRVIANTPAGSLIDRIGTRKPFIAGLFVEGIATFGYVVALNAGFPEAWFLAARICWGFGSALVFATAYTIAADVSTGQSRGTNMGVVRGGMTLGFPAGLVMGGVVSDLYSVTTAFVLAAAFALLASAIAYVAIPETHISGPPRRVKLWDVDVSASALTVGAVNFGLYFAYLGALFSTLVLFLDFHDLSIWGYGPQGMSGLLMAVTVVAAAAFTFGGGKLSDDYGARVPVLLGFLVVSFVGFALLALAETIPLLALACLLIGMGQGGTSGPLIALLADFTPTERMGRATATNNVLGDLGGALGPLVSLPLIDALGFAPVYATCAIIPLVAGLLLVGSVYSQTGELNPTTVSLTDD, via the coding sequence ATGACCCGTCCGCGTACCATCATCATCGCGGTTATCGTGAGCACCTTCTTCGTCGGGTTTGGCGGCGGCGTCGTGTTCCCTATCCTCCCGAACCTCGGCGCACTGCTCGGTATTTCGCCGTTCGTCGTCGGACTCATTTTGAGTGCGAACCGATTTACGCGGGTCATTGCCAACACCCCTGCTGGGTCGCTTATCGACCGTATCGGAACGCGAAAGCCGTTCATTGCGGGACTGTTCGTCGAGGGTATCGCCACGTTCGGCTACGTCGTCGCGCTGAACGCCGGATTCCCCGAAGCATGGTTCCTCGCTGCTCGCATCTGCTGGGGCTTCGGCAGCGCACTCGTCTTCGCCACCGCATACACGATTGCCGCAGACGTGAGTACGGGGCAATCTCGGGGGACGAACATGGGCGTCGTCCGAGGTGGGATGACGCTTGGCTTCCCCGCTGGGCTGGTCATGGGTGGAGTCGTGAGTGACCTCTACTCTGTCACGACAGCGTTCGTCCTCGCGGCGGCGTTCGCCCTGCTTGCGAGTGCCATCGCCTATGTCGCGATTCCTGAGACGCACATCTCCGGGCCGCCACGGCGCGTAAAACTGTGGGACGTTGACGTGAGTGCCTCCGCACTCACTGTTGGCGCGGTTAACTTTGGGCTTTATTTTGCGTACCTCGGTGCGCTGTTCTCTACGCTCGTCCTTTTTCTCGATTTCCATGATCTCAGTATCTGGGGCTACGGCCCACAGGGGATGTCCGGGCTGTTAATGGCCGTGACGGTCGTTGCCGCGGCCGCATTCACCTTCGGTGGCGGAAAACTGAGTGACGACTACGGCGCGCGCGTCCCGGTCTTGCTTGGCTTCCTCGTCGTCTCGTTCGTCGGGTTCGCCTTGCTCGCCCTCGCAGAAACCATCCCTCTCCTTGCACTTGCTTGCCTGCTCATCGGCATGGGGCAGGGTGGGACGAGCGGCCCGCTCATCGCGCTTCTCGCCGACTTCACACCCACGGAACGAATGGGGCGAGCGACCGCGACGAACAACGTACTCGGAGACTTGGGCGGCGCACTTGGGCCGTTGGTGTCACTCCCGCTCATCGATGCGCTCGGCTTCGCACCAGTGTACGCCACTTGTGCGATCATTCCGCTCGTGGCGGGCCTCCTCCTTGTCGGAAGCGTTTATTCACAGACTGGTGAACTCAACCCGACGACGGTGAGCCTCACAGACGACTGA
- a CDS encoding 50S ribosomal protein L37ae, translating into MAEQKKGRRTGSAGRFGARYGRVARRRVAEIESDMNKKHACPECGAHKVTRQGTGIWQCARCDYKFAGGTYRPATPGGKSVNRSIRAALSSDDE; encoded by the coding sequence ATGGCCGAGCAAAAGAAGGGTCGACGAACCGGCAGCGCCGGTCGGTTCGGCGCACGCTACGGTCGCGTTGCGCGACGCCGTGTAGCTGAGATCGAATCGGACATGAACAAGAAACACGCCTGCCCCGAGTGCGGTGCCCACAAGGTCACCCGTCAGGGAACCGGCATCTGGCAGTGTGCCCGCTGTGACTACAAGTTCGCAGGCGGCACCTACCGACCGGCGACGCCCGGTGGCAAGTCTGTCAACCGCTCCATTCGCGCCGCCCTCTCGAGCGACGACGAATAA
- a CDS encoding DNA-directed RNA polymerase subunit P, which yields MSYKCSRCKRDVELDEYGGVRCPYCGHRVLLKERSRVVKEVDVK from the coding sequence ATGAGCTACAAGTGTTCGCGCTGCAAGCGGGACGTCGAACTCGACGAGTACGGCGGCGTTCGCTGTCCGTACTGCGGCCACCGTGTGCTCTTAAAAGAGCGCAGTCGCGTGGTCAAAGAAGTCGACGTCAAGTAA
- a CDS encoding KEOPS complex subunit Pcc1 produces the protein MNHSFEDAEPLHTAILSFEYETDAYARIVARSVRQELDEIEGDRTTATLTREGATVTVEVGAADLVALRAGCNTWLTLVKTAESLADVGFDAEH, from the coding sequence ATGAATCATTCTTTCGAGGACGCAGAACCGTTGCACACCGCGATTCTCTCGTTCGAGTACGAAACCGACGCCTACGCCCGCATAGTGGCACGGAGCGTCCGCCAGGAACTCGACGAAATCGAGGGCGACCGCACCACCGCCACGCTCACCCGCGAGGGGGCGACGGTCACCGTCGAAGTCGGGGCGGCAGACCTCGTCGCCTTGCGCGCAGGGTGCAACACGTGGCTCACCCTCGTCAAAACAGCAGAATCGCTTGCGGACGTGGGTTTCGACGCGGAGCACTAA
- a CDS encoding prefoldin subunit beta, whose translation MQGNLPPEAQEKLEELQGLQQTAQQVATQKQTAESSLQEAKAALEELENVDEDATMYREVGELFIQTTYEEAKENLSDKVDTLEIRVETLTKQEDRVESQFEELQEELQQMLGGGAMGGAGGAQ comes from the coding sequence ATGCAGGGTAATCTTCCACCGGAAGCACAGGAAAAGCTCGAAGAACTGCAGGGTCTCCAGCAGACCGCCCAGCAGGTCGCAACCCAGAAACAGACCGCAGAGTCCTCCCTTCAGGAAGCCAAAGCGGCGCTCGAAGAACTCGAGAACGTAGACGAGGACGCGACGATGTACCGCGAAGTCGGCGAACTGTTCATCCAGACCACCTACGAAGAAGCAAAAGAGAACCTCTCTGACAAGGTCGACACGCTCGAAATCCGCGTCGAGACGCTCACGAAGCAAGAAGACCGCGTCGAGAGCCAGTTCGAAGAACTCCAGGAGGAGCTCCAGCAGATGCTCGGCGGCGGTGCAATGGGCGGCGCAGGCGGCGCGCAGTAA
- a CDS encoding DUF3194 domain-containing protein, whose amino-acid sequence MPTDDEVVQTAAEAAEGLVFARYKNSEVKDLDITVHFEDGVLEVDVYLNAPGDAEAVADEAARAAQDAVDDLFEAESA is encoded by the coding sequence ATGCCAACCGACGACGAAGTCGTTCAGACGGCCGCAGAGGCTGCTGAAGGACTCGTCTTCGCACGCTACAAGAACTCCGAGGTCAAAGACCTCGACATCACCGTCCACTTCGAGGATGGCGTCCTCGAAGTCGACGTGTATCTGAACGCACCCGGCGACGCCGAAGCGGTTGCCGACGAGGCCGCCCGCGCGGCACAGGACGCGGTCGACGACCTGTTCGAAGCGGAATCGGCCTGA
- a CDS encoding DUF2070 family protein, producing MTATQGDLAALSRYIFRAPRWYSSLAFALFIAAVAGVAAFDFRFVLEDAWQGIFFIGVPTIIASVLTPWIDGKLGGQLTRNRASLLALAGELVVIAFLIVAGVIAVFTPLGQGFVFDALLAALASVYALRLLVVMAVSRKSLLIASIPASIQTVAAAALLFVYSGTMRYFEIGGPLAQSYLSRPDRAPPELLVIIPQDFLILGVICVLYAAAVWAFLAVIDRPWRRSMNVSVLDFIRGFIGHIAEGSRELETFFEDIGEEAIVPVTVLSFRTPGGREKARFTLPMIHPGPMGEIGGGNLPERVADWSDGLAFPPHATAGHDFNLVTEHEVDSILDAATEAFDNITYSQDATRSVREKVGDASLLGQAFGDDALLVSTFSPKFADDVEFSIGMTAGAEARVHGLQDVMLVDAHNSNNGLTGPDLGHVVPGSKRSYDMIQASGAVAAALARAPRGPAQLGVAWDRTPWSPPQGIGPLGVRVALVEVDDQLTAYVLVDGNNMEPGLRDRIVEAIPDVDQAEVMTTDTHVVNTVKSANQVGGAIPHDELVDLIISLTEAARADLEPVEAGMATSRAEVTVFGNDRTETLASHANALMSMGGALAAAFIVVVFGVSILIFLLA from the coding sequence ATGACTGCCACGCAAGGTGACCTTGCGGCACTTTCTCGCTATATCTTCCGCGCACCGCGGTGGTATTCCAGCCTCGCATTTGCCCTCTTCATCGCCGCCGTCGCCGGAGTCGCGGCTTTCGACTTCCGGTTCGTCCTCGAAGACGCCTGGCAGGGCATCTTCTTCATCGGCGTCCCGACTATCATCGCGAGCGTGCTGACCCCGTGGATCGACGGCAAACTCGGCGGCCAACTCACGCGCAATCGCGCGTCGTTGCTCGCGCTCGCTGGCGAACTCGTCGTCATCGCCTTCCTCATCGTCGCGGGTGTCATCGCCGTGTTCACCCCCCTTGGACAGGGGTTCGTCTTCGACGCGTTGCTCGCCGCCCTCGCGAGCGTGTACGCCCTCCGACTGCTCGTCGTGATGGCCGTCTCGCGCAAATCGCTACTCATCGCGTCGATTCCCGCGAGTATCCAGACAGTGGCCGCCGCGGCGCTTCTGTTCGTCTACTCCGGCACGATGCGCTACTTCGAAATCGGCGGCCCGCTCGCCCAGTCGTATCTCTCGCGACCGGACCGAGCACCGCCCGAACTGCTCGTCATCATCCCACAGGACTTCCTCATTCTCGGCGTCATCTGCGTCCTCTATGCCGCCGCCGTCTGGGCGTTCCTCGCCGTCATCGACCGTCCGTGGCGACGCAGCATGAACGTCTCCGTCCTCGACTTCATCCGCGGATTCATCGGCCATATCGCCGAGGGGTCTCGCGAACTGGAGACGTTCTTCGAGGATATCGGCGAGGAGGCCATCGTCCCCGTCACCGTGCTCTCGTTTCGAACCCCCGGTGGGCGTGAGAAGGCACGATTTACCCTGCCGATGATTCATCCCGGGCCGATGGGTGAAATCGGCGGGGGGAACCTTCCCGAGCGGGTCGCAGACTGGTCTGACGGGCTGGCCTTTCCGCCCCACGCGACGGCGGGTCACGACTTCAATCTCGTCACGGAACACGAGGTGGATTCGATTCTCGACGCCGCCACCGAGGCGTTCGATAACATAACCTACAGTCAGGACGCCACCCGGAGCGTTCGCGAGAAGGTCGGCGACGCCTCACTCCTCGGGCAGGCGTTCGGTGACGACGCGCTGCTCGTTTCGACGTTCTCGCCGAAGTTCGCAGACGACGTGGAGTTCTCCATCGGGATGACCGCGGGTGCGGAGGCACGCGTCCACGGCCTCCAGGACGTGATGCTCGTCGACGCCCACAACTCGAACAACGGCCTTACGGGACCGGACCTCGGGCACGTCGTGCCGGGAAGTAAGCGGTCGTACGACATGATTCAGGCATCTGGGGCCGTCGCCGCGGCGCTCGCTCGCGCCCCTCGCGGCCCGGCGCAACTCGGGGTGGCGTGGGACCGGACGCCCTGGTCGCCTCCGCAGGGCATCGGCCCGCTCGGCGTCCGCGTCGCCCTCGTCGAAGTCGACGACCAGCTCACCGCGTACGTCCTCGTGGACGGCAACAACATGGAGCCGGGCTTGCGCGATCGCATCGTCGAGGCGATTCCGGATGTAGACCAAGCCGAAGTGATGACCACCGACACCCACGTGGTGAACACGGTGAAATCGGCAAATCAGGTCGGTGGCGCGATTCCCCACGACGAACTCGTCGACCTCATCATCTCGCTCACGGAGGCGGCCCGCGCCGACTTAGAACCCGTCGAGGCCGGGATGGCCACGTCGCGCGCGGAAGTGACGGTGTTCGGCAACGACCGCACGGAAACCCTCGCGAGTCACGCGAACGCGCTCATGTCGATGGGCGGGGCGCTCGCCGCGGCGTTCATCGTCGTCGTCTTCGGCGTGAGCATCCTCATCTTCTTGCTGGCGTAG